A stretch of the Medicago truncatula cultivar Jemalong A17 chromosome 5, MtrunA17r5.0-ANR, whole genome shotgun sequence genome encodes the following:
- the LOC11442149 gene encoding ribulose bisphosphate carboxylase/oxygenase activase 2, chloroplastic → MVASVSAVRAVSGTPLSLNSSGAVASVPSSSFFGTSLKKVTSRLPNTKVSSGRFKIVAAEINESKQTDKDRWRGLAYDTSDDQQDITRGKGMVDTVFQAPQDSGTHYAVMSSYEYISTGLRQYNLDNTMDGFYIAPAFMDKLVVHITKNFLTLPNIKVPLILGIWGGKGQGKSFQAELVFAKMGINPIMMSAGELESGNAGEPAKLIRQRYREASDIIRKGKMCCLFINDLDAGAGRMGGTTQYTVNNQMVNATLMNIADNPTNVQLPGMYNKEENARVPIIVTGNDFSTLYAPLIRDGRMEKFYWAPTREDRIGVCKGIFRHDNVPEEDVVKIVDTFPGQSIDFFGALRARVYDDEVRKWIAGVGIETIGKKLVNSKEGPPTFDQPKMSLEKLLEYGNMLVQEQENVKRVQLADKYLEGAALGDANQDAIKSGSFYGKAAQQVNIPIPEGCTDPNAKNFDPTARSDDGTCLYTFE, encoded by the exons ATGGTTGCCTCAGTCTCAGCTGTTAGAGCTGTCAGTGGAACACCA TTGAGTTTGAATAGCTCTGGAGCAGTAGCTTCAGTTCCAAGTTCATCATTCTTTGGAACCAGCTTAAAGAAAGTTACCTCGAGGTTACCAAACACAAAGGTTTCATCTGGAAGATTCAAAATTGTTGCTGCTGAGATTAATGAAAGCAAGCAAACTGACAAAGACAGATGGAGAGGTTTGGCCTATGATACTTCAGATGATCAACAAGACATCACAAGAGGGAAGGGTATGGTTGATACAGTTTTCCAAGCACCACAAGATTCTGGAACTCATTATGCAGTCATGAGTTCTTATGAGTACATTAGTACTGGACTTAGACA GTACAACCTTGACAACACCATGGATGGTTTTTACATTGCACCTGCTTTTATGGACAAGCTTGTTGTACACATCACTAAGAACTTCTTGACTCTGCCTAATATCAAG GTTCCTCTCATTCTTGGTATCTGGGGAGGTAAAGGTCAAGGAAAATCTTTCCAAGCTGAGCTTGTCTTTGCCAAGATGGGCATCAA CCCTATCATGATGAGTGCTGGAGAGCTAGAAAGTGGAAATGCGGGAGAACCAGCAAAACTAATTCGACAAAGATACAGAGAAGCATCAGACATAATAAGAAAAGGGAAAATGTGTTGTCTCTTCATAAACGATCTTGATGCAGGAGCCGGTCGTATGGGTGGAACAACACAGTACACAGTGAACAATCAAATGGTAAATGCAACACTTATGAACATTGCTGATAACCCAACAAATGTTCAACTTCCTGGTATGTATAACAAAGAAGAGAATGCACGTGTGCCTATCATTGTTACTGGTAATGATTTTTCAACATTGTATGCTCCTCTTATTCGTGACGGTCGTATGGAGAAATTCTATTGGGCACCTACAAGAGAAGATCGTATTGGTGTTTGTAAAGGGATTTTTAGACATGATAATGTTCCTGAGGAAGATGTTGTTAAGATTGTTGACACTTTCCCTGGTCAATCCATTG ATTTCTTTGGTGCACTTAGGGCAAGAGTATATGATGATGAAGTGAGAAAGTGGATTGCTGGTGTTGGCATTGAAACCATTGGGAAAaagcttgtgaactcaaaagaAGGACCTCCAACTTTTGATCAACCCAAGATGAGTTTGGAGAAACTGTTGGAGTATGGTAACATGCTTGTCCAAGAACAAGAAAATGTGAAGAGAGTTCAATTGGCAGACAAGTATTTGGAAGGGGCTGCTCTTGGTGATGCTAATCAAGATGCTATCAAGAGTGGATCTTTCTATG GTAAGGCAGCTCAACAAGTAAATATTCCTATTCCTGAAGGTTGTACGGATCCAAATGCCAAAAACTTCGACCCAACTGCTAGAAGTGATGATGGAACATGCTTATACACATTTGAATAA
- the LOC11432238 gene encoding LOB domain-containing protein 33, with protein MTGFGSSCGACKFLRRKCASDCVFAPYFSYEQASSHFSAVHKVYGASNVSRLLSHLPIQNRSDAAITISYEALARMQDPIYGCVAHIYALQHQVASLQEEIDILGSVMANSSVSVVNCGNVQAPMNSNNGTQYYHNQSFESYLDMELIPNAHGFPEPLYGDSNSNPLEKFLSGIDQEGFLNHPWFKHNNGDI; from the exons ATGACAGGGTTTGGCTCATCATGTGGAGCATGCAAGTTCCTAAGGAGAAAGTGTGCTAGTGATTGTGTTTTTGCTCCATACTTCTCCTATGAACAAGCTTCAAGTCATTTTTCAGCAGTGCATAAGGTTTATGGGGCTAGTAATGTCTCTAGACTATTGTCACATCTTCCTATTCAAAATAGAAGTGATGCTGCCATCACTATATCTTATGAAGCCTTGGCTCGTATGCAAGATCCTATTTATGGTTGTGTTGCTCATATCTATGCATTGCAACATCAG GTTGCTAGCTTGCAAGAGGAGATAGATATTCTTGGAAGTGTAATGGCAAATTCAAGTGTTAGTGTTGTGAATTGTGGCAATGTTCAAGCACCAATGAACTCAAATAATGGAACACAATATTACCATAATCAAAGTTTTGAATCATACTTGGATATGGAGCTAATTCCTAATGCACACGGATTTCCAGAGCCTTTATACGGTGATTCCAACTCAAATCCATTAGAGAAGTTCTTATCAGGAATTGATCAAGAGGGTTTCTTGAACCACCCTTGGTTCAAGCATAATAATGGAGACATATGA